The Thermomonospora amylolytica sequence GCCGACCGGATCGCGGTGATGTACCTGGGGCGGATCGTGGAGCTCGGCGACGTACGGCGGGTCTACCAGGACCCCGCCCACCCCTACACCCGGGCGCTGCTGTCGGCGGTCCCGGTGCCCGACCCTCCGCGCGCACGGCGCCGCCCCCGGGTGGTGCTGCCCGGAGACCCGCCAGATCCGGCCGACCCGCCGCCCGGCTGCCGGTTCCGACCCCGCTGCCCCCGCTACCCGGTCCTGGAGCCCGGCCGGGCGCGGCGCTGCGAGGAGGAGGACCCCCGGCCGGTGGAGGTGGCCGCCGGCCGGTACGCGGCCTGCCACTATCCGGAGACGACCAGCCCATGAGATCACTGCTCGCGTCCCTGCTCCTGCTCGCCGTGCCGCTCGCCGCGGCCGGATGCACCGCGCACCGCCCGCAGGGGCCGGAGATTCCCGGCGACATGTCCGCGCTGCCCGCCTACGACATCAACCCGATGCCCCGCGAACGGCTGCGCACCGGCGGGATCCTGCGCTGGCCGATGCCCGAGTTCCCGGTCCAGTGGAACTTCCACCACGTCCAGGGGTCCAAGGGCGTGGTGAACGAGGTGCTCCAGGGCGTCATGCCGTACCTGATGCGGTCCGACGAGAAGGGGATCTCCCGCCCCGTCCCCGAGTACCTCGACGAGGTGAAGGTCGTCACCAGGCCCCGCCAGGTGGTCACCTACACCATCGACCCGCGGGCCCGGTGGTCGGACGGCACCCCCATCACCTACCGGGACTTCGCAGCCCAGGCCCGCGCCCTGTCCGGCCGCGACCAGCGGTACCGGGTCGCCGCGGTCACCGGCTACGACCGGATCGCCAAGGTCGAACGGGGCCGCCACGACCGGCAGGCGGTGGTGACGTTCGCCCGGCCGTTCGCCGACTGGCGGTCGCTGTTCAACCCGCTGTACCCGGCGGACACCTGCGACGACCCCCGCACCTTCAACGAGGGCTGGCTGAACAGGCTGCCGGTCGGCGCCGGGCCGTTCCGGGTGGAGTCGGTCGACCGGACCGCCAAGACCGTCACCATCGCCCGCGACCCGCGCTGGTGGGGGCGGCCGGCCCTGCTGGACCGCATCGTGTTCCGGGTGATGGACCCCGGCGCCGCGCCCGGGGCGTTCGCCAACGGGGAGGTGGACGTGCTGGACGCCGGGGGCGACGCCAACGCCTACCGGCGGGCGCTGGCGGTGGAGGGGACGGTGATCCGCCGCGCGGCCGGGCCGGACTGGCGGCATCTGACGTTCAACGCGGCGAGCCCGGCGCTGGCGGACGTGCGGGTCAGGCAGGCGATCATGGCGGGGATCGACCGGCGGGCGCTGGCCGAGGCCGACCTGAAGGACCTGGACTGGCCGATCCAGGTGCTCGGCAACCACTTCTTCATGCACACCCAGGCCGGGTACCGGGACAACTCCGGGCAGGTCGGCCGCTACGACCCGGCCCGGGCGCAGCGGCTGCTGGACGCGGCGGGCTGGCGGCGGTCGGGGCGGTACCGGGTCCGCGACGGCCGCACCCTGAGCCTGCGGTTCGTGGTCCCCGCCACCCAGCAGATCAGCAAGCGCGAGGGCGAGCTGGTGCAGGCCATGCTGGCGCGGATCGGGGTGCGGGTCGACATCGTGCCGGTGCCGACCGACGACCTGTTCGACGGGTACGTGCTGCCGGGGAACTTCGACGTCGTGCCGTTCTCCTGGCTGGGCACCCCGTTCCCGGTCTCCTCCAACCGGGCGGTGTTCGCCCGGCCGAGGGGCGGCAACATCCAGCAGAACTACTCGCGGACCGGGTCGGCCGAGCTGGACCGCGCGATGGACCGCGCCGCCGCCGAGCTCGACCCCGCCAGGGCCCGCGACCTGATCAACGAGGCCGACCGGCTGGCGTGGGAGCAGGCCGCGGTGCTGCCCCTCTACCAGCGTCCGCAACTGCTGGCGGTCCGCGCCGACCTGGCCAACTTCGGCGCCCGCGGCTTCTACGACCTGGCGTACGAGGACATCGGGTTCGTGGCGCGGACCGGCCGCTGACCGGGGTGCGGTCAGCCGGTGATCAGGGCAGCCGCACCTCGATGCCCTTGCGGTCGGCGGTGAAGCGGGCGTGCCACACGTACAGCCGGACCGTGCCGTCGGCGATCCCCGCCTCCAGCGGCGCCTCGGTGGCGATCCGCACCAGGTACGACGCCCCGGGCGGCATGAGCTTGTCGCCGTTCTCGTCGATCGGGGGCTCGGAGCCGTTCAGCCGCGCCACGACCTCGCTGTGGGTGGGCGGCGTGCACAGGTCGTCGGGGACGCCGGGCTGCGGCGCGCACCGGTCCTGCAGCTCGTCGGGGACGTACTCGCGGGACAGGTACAGGTCGGCCGGGAAGTCCAGGAGGATCGGCTGCTGCATGGTGTTGGTCAGCACGTACTCGCCGTAGGCGTAGGTCTGCCCGGACGGCGGGGGAGTGCTCCGCGACAGCGGCCGGTCCTCCGCCCCGGTCCGGACCGCGCCCAGCGAGTAGGTGTAGCCCTCGGGGGTGGTGACGCTCAGCGCCGGCCCGGTCGTGGGGGAGGGCGCGGCGGTGATGGACCCGTCCTGCACGGCCTTCTGCGGGCGGGCCTGGGCGTCCTCCCCGGGCTCCGGGCGCAGCGCCACGTAGCCGACCACGATGGCCCCGGCGCCCAGGACTCCGGTGAGCACCCCGGCCAGGCCGATCTTCCCGGCGTTGCTCTTCTTGCGGCGGCGGTGCGAGCGGTGGCTTCGTGACATCGGAGGTTCCTGGTCCGTGGACGCGTCAGGTCGTGACGCCCGTGTTCTGGGGGATCCGCCCCGGCGGTGCACCGGAGGCGATAGATGATGGTGGTAGACGATATCGGACAGACCGTTATAGACGGAACGCGGACCGTCCCAGCCCGCGCAGCGAGGCGTCCAGCACCTCGGCGGTGTGCGCCACGGCGATCTCCTTACCCCGGCGGCGCAGCGCGGTGGCGATCTGCATCGAGCAGCCCGGGTTGGCGGCGACCAGCAGCTCGGCCCCGGTGCCGGAGACGTTCGCCGCCTTGCGGTCGCCCAGCTCCGCGGCCGCCTCGGGCTGCAGCAGGTTGTAGGTGCCGGCCGACCCGCAGCAGATGTCGGGGTCGGCGATCTCCCTGACCGTCAGCCCGGGGATCTGGGCCAGCAGCGCGCGCGGCTGGGAACGGATGCCCTGGGCGTGGGACAGGTGGCAGGCGTCGTGGTAGGCGACCGTGACCGGCAGCGGATGCCGCTCGGCCCGCGGTCCCAGCTCCACCAGGAACTCGGCCAGGTCACGGGTCTTGGCGCCGACCGCCTCGGCCCGCCCGGACCACACCGGGTCGTCGGCCAGCAGCCTGCGGTACTCCTTCATCGCCGAGCCGCAGCCCGCCGCGTTCACCACCACCACGTCCACGCCCTCGAACGCGGCGATGGTGCGGCGCGCGAACTCCCGGCCCTCCTCCTCGCGGCCCGCGTGCACCGACAGGGCGCCGCAGCACCCCTGGTCGCGGGGGATCACCACATCGCAGCCCTCCAGCGCCAGCACCCGGGCGGTGGCGGCGTTCACGCCGGGGAAGAACTCCCGCTGCACGCAGCCGGTCAGCATGCCCACGGTGGCCCGGTGGCCGCCCCGCGCGGCGACCCGTTCCGGCAGCCGCCGGGCCGGGCCGAGGGGAGGGGCGAGCCGTTCCATCGCCGCCAGGGTGGGGGACAGGCGCTCCAGCACGCCGGTGCGCCGGACCAGCCGGTCCAGCCCGCTGCGCTGGTAGAGCCGCAGGGGCCCGCGCAGCGCGTGCAGCCTGCGCGGGTACGGGAACAGCCGGAAGATCAGCTCGCGGATCGCCCGGTCCTTGACCGTCCGCGGATGCTCCCGCTCCACCTCGGCGCGGGTGAGCTCGATCAGCCGGTCGTACTGCACCCCGGACGGGCACGCCGTCACGCACGCCATGCAGCCCAGGCACCGGTCGAAGTGCTCGACCATCGGCGGGCCCAGCGGCTCGCCCTCCACATGCTGGCCCATCAGGTGGATCCGGCCGCGCGGGGAGTCCATCTCCTCGCCCCACAGCACGTACGTCGGGCAGGTGGGCAGGCAGAACCCGCAGTGCACGCAGTCGTCGATCAGCGGACGCAGTTCTTCGGACGCCATCTCAGATGCCTCCCACGAAGCGGCCGGGGCTCAGGCGGTGCCCGGGGTCGAACTGGTCCTTGACTCGGCGCATCAGCGTCAGCGCCGGGACCGGCCCCCACAGGTCGACCTCGTCCCGGACCGCCTGCGGGGCGTACCGGACCACGGCGGTGCTCACCGCGCGCAGGGCGTCGAGCAGCGCCTTGACCGGGGCGGGATCGGTGGTGTCCAGGCCGACGTGCAGGCCGCCCAGGCCCGCCGAGCCGCGCAGCCGCGCCCCCGGGACCGCGCCGAGCGCGTCGGCGATCCGGGGGAGCGCGGTGGGTGGCGCGGTGACCTCGACCAGCGTGCTGCCGTCCGGGTACGCGCCCCACCACCCGGGCGGGGCGTCGGCGATCTCCGCGCCGGGGCCGATCAGCCCGGCCACGGCCTCGGCCCGTGCCGCGACGCCCTCCGGAACGCCCTCGACCAGGACTCCGACGGTGACGGGACCGCCGGCCGTCATGTCGATCTCGATCGCGGCGGCCACGTGGTGGGAGTGCAGGACGTTCCGCACCGCCTGCCCGGCCCGCTCCGCGTTCTCGACGCGGCCGGTGACGTACGCGCGGGCCTGCGGCAGCGGATGCAGCCGGAACGCCGCCTCCACGATCAGGCCCAGGGTGCCGAACGACCCGGTGAGCAGCTTGCCCAAGTCGTATCCGGCGACGTTCTTGACGACCTTGCCGCCCGCCTTGGCGATCTGGCCGTCCGCCCGGATCATCGTGACGCCGATCAGCAGGTCGCGGGCCGCCCCGTACAGCAGGCGCAGCGGGCCGCCCGCCGCCGTGGCGAGGGTGCCGCCCACCGTCGAGCCGGGCAGCGGGCGGTCCAGCGCCAGCCGCTGCCCGCGGGCGGCCAGCACCTCGGCCAGCCGTTCCAGGGTCAGCCCGGCCTCCACCTTGACCACCAGGTCGCCGGCGGCGTGCTCGATCACCCGGTCCAGCCGGGCGGTGTCCACCAGCAGGTCGCAGCGGGTCGGGGGCATGCCCCAGTCCAGCCGGGTCTCGTTGCCGCGTGGGACCACCGCCAGGTCCCGTTCGGCGGCCACCCGCATGACCGCGCTCGCCTCCTCGACCGTGCGGGGCGCGGCGACGACCGAGGGCACCACCCCGAGCACGCCCTCCTCGGGCAGTCCCTCCCGGACGTCGTCGCAGACCCGGCCGAGGGCCTCCAGCACGTCGCCCATCAGAACAGCTCCGCCTTTCCGTCCCGCACCAGCGGGTGGGGCTCCTTGCGGACCCCCGGGACCTCGCCGCACAGCCTGGGCGTGGGGAAGACCTTGCCGGGGTTGCACACCCCGGCCGGGTCGAACGCGCACCGCACCATCTGCATCGTGTCCAGGTCGGCCTCGGTGAACATCCGGGGCATGTGCTTGGTCTTGTCGACGCCCACCCCGTGCTCCCCGGTGATCGACCCGCCGTGCTCGATGCACAGGTCGAGGATCCGGCCGGAGACCTCCTCGGCGCGCTCGCCCGCCCCCGGCTCGGAGTCGTCGAACAGCACCAGCGGATGCAGGTTGCCGTCCCCGGCGTGGAAGACGTTGGCGACCCGCACCCCCGACTCGCGGGACAGGTCGTCGATGCGCGCCAGCACCTGCGGCAGCGCCGTCCGCGGGATCACCCCGTCCTGCACCAGATAGGCGGGGCTGATCCGGCCGACCGCGGCGAACGCCGACTTGCGCCCCCGCCAGATCAGGCCGCGTTCGGCGTCGTCGGCGGCGATCCGGATCTCGAACGCGCCCGCCTGGCGGCACATCCGCTGCACCTCGGCGAACTCCCGTTCCACCTCGGCCGCCGGCCCGTCCAGCTCCACGATCAGCACCGCCCCGGCGCCCGGCGGGTATCCGCAGGCCACCGCCGCCTCGGCGGCCTCGATCGACAACGCGTCCATCATCTCGATCGCGGCCGGCACCACCCCGGCGCCGATGATCGCCGACACCGCGGCCCCGCCCGCCTCGATCGTCTCGAACGCCGCCAGCAGCGTCTGCACGGTCTCGGGCACCCGGGTCAGCCGCACCGTGATCTTGGTGGTGATGCCGAGCGTGCCCTCCGACCCGACGAACGCGCCGAGCAGGTCATAGCCCCCGTCCCCGCGCGAGATCGTGGTGATCTCCCCGTCCGGGGTGACGATCTCGCAGGCCAGCACATGGTGCGCGGTGAACCCGTACTTCAGGCAGTGCGCCCCGCCGGAGTTCTCCGCCACGTTCCCGCCGATCGAGCAGATCTGCTGGCTGGAGGGGTCCGGCGCGAAGTAGTACCCGTACGGCCGGGCCGCCCGCGTCAGCTCCAGGTTGATCACTCCCGGCTCCACCACGGCCCGCTGGTTGTCGGGGTCGATCTCCAGGATCCGCCGCATCCGCGCCGTCACGATCAGCACCCCGTCCGTCCGCGGCAGCGCCCCTCCGGACAACCCCGTCCCGGACCCGCGCGCCACGTACGGCACCCCCGCCGCCGCGCACTCCCGCACCACCGCCGCGATCTGCTCGGCCGTGTCCGGCAGCACCACGACCCCCGGAGTCGCCCGGTGGTGCGTCAGCCCGTCGCACTCGTACGTCCGCAACCGCACCGGATCGGTGATGACCCGCTCATCCCCGAGCACCTCGGCGAACCGCCGGGCCAACGCCGCCAACCCCATAGCTCCGCTCCCGTCGAACCCTGCCCACCAGGGGACAACCGCCGCTCGGTGCCCTTCGTCGCGCCGCCTACCCGCTAACGGTAACTCCGTCCCTCTTCGTCCCAAGCCCTGTCGACCCACCATCCCGCGTCCTTGCACCCGCCTCGCGGTGGCCCTGCACCCGAAGGCGCTCAGGGCCACCGCGAGCGGAGCGAGCGCAATGAATCAGGGCATGCGCTCGTAGGCGGGGGTGGTGAGGAACTCGGCGTACTCGTCGGCCAGGGTGACCTCCTTGAAGAGGGCGACGGCCTGGTTGTAGCGGGGCTCGTCGTAGGCCTGGCCCAGCTCGGCGCGGATCTTGGCGAGCTCCTCGTCCATGATCTGCCCGACGAGCTCCTTGGTGACCTGCTGGCCCTCCTTGAGGGTGACGCCGTTGTAGATCCACTGCCACACCTGGGAGCGGGAGATCTCGGCGGTGGCGGCGTCCTCCATCAGGTTGTGGATGGCGACCGCGCCGTTCCCGCCCAGCCAGGTGGCCAGGTAGCGGAGCGCCACGTCGATGTTGTTGCGCAGGCCGGCCTCGGTGATCTCGCCGGGGGTCTTGTCCACGGCGAGCAGGTCGGCGGCCGAGACCTGGACGTCCTCGCGGAGCCGGTCGCGCTGGTTGGGCTTGTCGCCGAGCACGCCGTCGAAGACCTCGCGGCACACCGGGACCAGGTCCGGGTGGGCGACCCAGGAGCCGTCGAACCCGTCGTTGGCCTCACGGGTCTTGTCGGCCCGCACCTTCTCCAGGGCGTTCTTGTTGACCTCGGGGTCCTTGCGGGACGGGATGAACGCGGCCATGCCGCCGATGGCGTGCGCGCCGCGCTTGTGGCAGGTGCGCACCAGCAGTTCGGTGTAGGCCCGCATGAACGGCGCGGTCATGGTGATCGCGTTCCGCTCGGGCAGCACGAACTCCGCGCCCCGGGAGCGGAACTTCTTGATCACCGAGAACAGGTAGTCCCAGCGGCCGGCGTTCAGCCCGGCGGAGTGGTCGCGCAGCTCGTAGAGGATCTCCTCCATCTCGAACGCGGCCGGGATGGTCTCGATCAGCACGGTGGCGCGGATGGTGCCGCGCGGGATCTCCAGGGTGTCCTGCGCCAGGTTGAAGGCGTCGTTCCAGAGGCGGGCCTCCAGGTGGCTCTCCATCTTGGGCAGGTAGAAGTACGGGCCCCTGCCCTTGGCGAGCTGCCGGCGCGCGCAGTGGAAGAAGTACAGCCCGAAGTCGAACAGCGAGCCGGACATCGGCTGCCCGTCGACCAGGACGTGCTTCTCCTCCATGTGCCAGCCGCGCGGGCGGACCACGATGGTGGCCAGCTCCTCGTCGGCCTTGAGCGCGTAGGACTTGCCGGTCTTGGGGTCGGTGAAGTCGATCGTGCGGTCGAGGGCGTCGCGCAGGTTGAGCTGGCCCCCGATCATGTTCTCCCACAGCGGGGTGTTGGCGTCCTCGAAGTCGGCCAGCCAGACCTTGGCGCCGGAGTTCAGGGCGTTGATCGTCATCTTCCGGTCGGTGGGGCCGGTGATCTCCACCCGCCGGTCCTCCAGCCCGGGCGCCGGCTCGGCCACCCGCCAGGAGTCGTCGGAACGGACCCCCGCGGTCTCCGGCAGGAAGTCCAGGGTGCCCCCGGCGGCCAGCTTCCTCTCCCGCTCGGCGCGGGCGGCCAGCAGCTCCTTGCGCCGCGCCCCGAACTCGCGCTGCAGAGTGGCCAGGAAGGACAGCGCCTCGGGCGTCAGGATCTCGTCGTACCGCTCGTGGAGGGGGCCGGTGACCTCCACGCCTTCGGGTGCAGCCATCTGCCTTCCCTTTCGTATCCTGAAAACCAACTTCTGTGTAGTGGAACGCTACTCGCCGGTTCTCATCCGGGTCAAAGCGGCCCCCCACCCTGTGCCCGCCGCCCTTCCGCCGGGTCCGCTGAGCCTCATACCGCGTCGCCACCTCCTCTAACTCGGCTGCGGCGGGATGCCGCGACGCCCGGGTGAGCCGGGCCGGAACGGGGAGAAAACACATGGCCACGGGGGCCGCGGCGTGGCACGATCGTCGGGAAGAACCGGTCGCCGCACGGCGTTGCTAGAGGACGTATGACTTCTGCCTTCTTTGAAGACCCGCAGGTCCGCCGCGAGGACGCCGCCGACCTGACCGCCGAGGACCGGTTCGCCGAGGACGAACCGCTCACCGGAGAGCTCGACCTGGCCGACCGCCAGGCGCTGCGCCGCGTCGCCGGGCTGTCCACCGAGCTGACCGACATCACCGAGGTCGAGTACCGGGCGCTGCGGCTGGAACGCGTGGTGCTGGTCGGGGTGTGGACCGAGGGCACCGCCGAGCAGGCCGAGGCGTCGCTGCGCGAGCTGGCCGCGCTCGCCGAGACCGCCGGCTCCCAGGTGCTGGAGGGACTGATCCAGCGCCGCGGCAGGCCCGACGTGGCCACCTACATCGGCTCCGGCAAGGCCGACGAGCTGGCCGAGATCGTCCGCGCCACCGGCGCCGACACCGTCATCTGCGACGGCGAGCTGTCGCCCAGCCAGCTGCGTCATCTGGAGGAGGTCGTCAAGGTCAAGGTCATCGACCGGACCGCGCTGATCCTGGACATCTTCGCCCAGCACGCCCGCAGCCGCGAGGGCAAGGCCCAGGTCGAGCTGGCCCAGCTGGACTACCTGCTGCCCCGCCTGCGCGGCTGGGGCGGCAACCTGTCCCGCCAGGTCGGCGGCCGGGCAGCCGGCGGCGTCGGGATCGGCGGCCGCGGCCCCGGTGAGACCAAGATCGAGCTGGACCGGCGCCGGATCCGCGCCCGGATGGCCAAGCTGCGCCGCCAGATCGCGGAGATGTCCAAGGCCCGCGACACCATGCGCAGCGCCCGCCGGCAGAACCGGATCCCGTCGGTGGCGATCGCCGGGTACACCAACGCCGGCAAGTCCTCGCTGCTCAACCGGCTGACCGGGGCGGGCGTCCTGGTCGAGGACGCGCTGTTCGCGACCCTGGACCCGACCGTGCGCAGGGCCGCCACGCCCGGCGGCCGCCCGTTCACCCTGGCCGACACGGTCGGGTTCGTCCGGCACCTGCCGCACCAGCTGGTCGAGGCGTTCCGCTCCACCCTGGAGGAGGTCGCCGACGCCGACCTGATCCTGCACGTGGTGGACGGCTCCGACGCCGACCCCGAGGCCCAGATCGACGCGGTCCGCGAGGTGCTGCGCGAGATCGGCGCCGACCGGGTGACCGAACTGGTGGTCATCAACAAGGCCGACGCCGCCGACCCGCTCACCCTCGCCCGGCTGCGGCGGCGGGAGAAGAACAGCGTCGTCGTCTCGGCCCGCACCGGCGCCGGCATCGACGACCTCCTCGCCGCCATCGAGGCCGACCTGCCCGGCCTGGACCGCGAGGTGCGCGTCCTCCTCCCGTACGACCGCGGCGACCTGGTGACCCGCGTCCACGATCTGGGCGAGGTGCTCTCCCAGGAGCACACCGGCGAGGGCACCCTGCTGCACGCCCGGGTCCCCGCCGCGCTGGCGGGCGAGCTGGAGGCGTACGCCACCGCCCAGGTCTGATCGCCGCCTCGAGCGGGGCCGCGCGGAGCGGCCCCGCCGAAATTGCCCGCCGACGGCCCCGGCATGGGGACTTCCAGGGTGAACGCAGTCGGTGTCAGGGGAAATACCGGTCGCCACATGGTTACACCTTGGGCATTCGCCTTGACGGATGCGGAGGAATCCGTACGGTCTGAATGACCGAGGGGTGGGAGGGCCGCGCACCGCTGTGTGTCCAGGTATTTTATGCGGTTTCCTGCGCTCTGTGGGAGAATTGTCGGGTTCTACGGGCGAGTCGGGTAAAATGTGCGGTACTGGCGGGCATGAGAACCGGTCGGCGGGTGTCCCGGCCCGGGCGCTCCCGGCGCGTTCGCCCCGCTCGCCGCGTTCCTTCCGGTCCCGCGCGGCGAGGGCGCGATACACCCGGAAAGGTTGTCGCCCGGGCATCGCGTGGACTACCGTGTCGAAACCGATATCTCCGGTCTCGTCGCTCCAGGTGATCACCAGATCACCGCACACCCAGGCGGTGATCCGCCGGCATCCAGTCGGCGGATCCGATCGAGAGCAGGTGACCCACTGCATGGCGTCCGGTTCAGCGCCTGGCGGCGCCGCGTTGCCGTACCCGGGTCGGCGGTGACCCCATGACGGTACGGCTGCTCACCAACATCGGCAGACTCTGGACGGGTACCGACGTCGCCGGCAACGCCGCCATCCTCATCCACGACGACCGCATCGTGTGGGCCGGTCCCGCGGCCGACCTGCCCTCCAGCGTGCCCGGCGTCATCGACGACATCGTCGACGTCGACCACGTGGAGAACCTCGGCGGCGGCCTGGTCACCCCCGGCCTGATCGACGCCCACGCGCACCCGGTGTACACCGGCAACCGGTGGGCCGAGCTGGCCATGCGCACCAGCGGCTCGACCTACTCGGAGATCGCCGCCGCCGGCGGCGGGGTGAACTCCACCGTCACCGTCACCCGCGGCACCGACCCCTGGACGCTGTGCAACGGCGTGCGGGAACGGCTGCGCCGCTGGATCGAGAGCGGCACCACCACGGTGGAGGCCAAGACCGGCTACCACCTGACCCGCGACGGCGAGCTGGCCGACATCCGGATGCTGCGCTCCCTGGAGAGCGAGCCGGCCATGCCGCGCATCCACCCCACCTTCCTGGCCGCCCACATCCTGCCCCCGGAGTACTTCGGCCGCCGCCGCGACTACATCGAGGCGGTGCGGCAGTGGGCCGGCGACGCGGTCGCGGCGGGCGCCGACAGCATGGACGTCTACTGCGACGAGGGCCACTTCACGCCCGAGGAGGCCCGTGTCCTGCTGTACGCCGGCAAGCGCGCCGGGCTGAAGGCCCGCATGCACGCCTGCGCCAACGAGCGCACCGGCGCCGCCCAGGTCGCCGCCGAGCTCGGCTGCGCCTCCGCCGACATCCTCACCCACGCCAACGACGAGGACATCAAGGCCCTCGCGCACGCCGGCGTCACCGCCACGGTCTGCCCCGGCAGCGCCCTCAACAGCGACCGCCCGCTCGCCCCGGTCCGCAAGATGCTCGACCGCGGCGTCACCCTCGCCCTCGGCACCGACCACAACCCGGGCCAGTGCGGCATCACCTCGATGCCCCTGGTCATCGGGCTGGCGGTCGCCATGTTCGGCCTCAGCGTCACCGAGGCCCTGCGCGCCGCCACCCTCGGCGGGGCCGCCGCCCTCCGCGTCGGCGACCGCGGCACGCTGGCCCCGGGGATGCTGGCCGACATCGTCCTGTGGGACGCCGACCACGAGGGCGCCTTCGCCTGGGCCTTCGGCCTGCGCGCGCAGCGGGTCTGGCGCGGCGGCGTCCCCGTCAACCACTGACCCCTCGCCCCCGAGCGGTCCCGCGGCGCCCGCCCTCGGCCGGGACGCGCCGCGTACGCCGTCCGTTCCGCGCGGCCGTGCGATGCCTGTCGGCACGGCGGGCGGGTCCGTAGCGGTGTGGTCATGATGCCGTTACACGGCGATACGTTGGTTTCACCTTTATCGGCGGGCCCGGGGGTAGTCTCCGTGCATGGGCAGTTCGGTCGCGGTCGTCACGGATTCGTCGGCATACCTTCCGGCGGAACTGTCGGCACGGCATGGGCTGATCACCGTTCCGCTGCAGATCGCGGTCGGCGGTGAAGTCCGGGACGAGACCGAGCTCACCGTCGCCCAGACCGCCCAGGCGCTGAAGGAATGGCGCCCGGTCACCACATCACGGCCCGCCCCCGAACGCTTCGCCCACGCCTACAAGGCGGCCGCCGGTGCGGGCGCCTCGGCCATCGTGTCGGTCCACCTGGCGGCCGCCATGTCCGGCACCGTGGAGGCCGCCCGCCTGGCCGCCGA is a genomic window containing:
- a CDS encoding ABC transporter family substrate-binding protein, which translates into the protein MRSLLASLLLLAVPLAAAGCTAHRPQGPEIPGDMSALPAYDINPMPRERLRTGGILRWPMPEFPVQWNFHHVQGSKGVVNEVLQGVMPYLMRSDEKGISRPVPEYLDEVKVVTRPRQVVTYTIDPRARWSDGTPITYRDFAAQARALSGRDQRYRVAAVTGYDRIAKVERGRHDRQAVVTFARPFADWRSLFNPLYPADTCDDPRTFNEGWLNRLPVGAGPFRVESVDRTAKTVTIARDPRWWGRPALLDRIVFRVMDPGAAPGAFANGEVDVLDAGGDANAYRRALAVEGTVIRRAAGPDWRHLTFNAASPALADVRVRQAIMAGIDRRALAEADLKDLDWPIQVLGNHFFMHTQAGYRDNSGQVGRYDPARAQRLLDAAGWRRSGRYRVRDGRTLSLRFVVPATQQISKREGELVQAMLARIGVRVDIVPVPTDDLFDGYVLPGNFDVVPFSWLGTPFPVSSNRAVFARPRGGNIQQNYSRTGSAELDRAMDRAAAELDPARARDLINEADRLAWEQAAVLPLYQRPQLLAVRADLANFGARGFYDLAYEDIGFVARTGR
- a CDS encoding (Fe-S)-binding protein produces the protein MASEELRPLIDDCVHCGFCLPTCPTYVLWGEEMDSPRGRIHLMGQHVEGEPLGPPMVEHFDRCLGCMACVTACPSGVQYDRLIELTRAEVEREHPRTVKDRAIRELIFRLFPYPRRLHALRGPLRLYQRSGLDRLVRRTGVLERLSPTLAAMERLAPPLGPARRLPERVAARGGHRATVGMLTGCVQREFFPGVNAATARVLALEGCDVVIPRDQGCCGALSVHAGREEEGREFARRTIAAFEGVDVVVVNAAGCGSAMKEYRRLLADDPVWSGRAEAVGAKTRDLAEFLVELGPRAERHPLPVTVAYHDACHLSHAQGIRSQPRALLAQIPGLTVREIADPDICCGSAGTYNLLQPEAAAELGDRKAANVSGTGAELLVAANPGCSMQIATALRRRGKEIAVAHTAEVLDASLRGLGRSAFRL
- a CDS encoding FAD-binding oxidoreductase; its protein translation is MGDVLEALGRVCDDVREGLPEEGVLGVVPSVVAAPRTVEEASAVMRVAAERDLAVVPRGNETRLDWGMPPTRCDLLVDTARLDRVIEHAAGDLVVKVEAGLTLERLAEVLAARGQRLALDRPLPGSTVGGTLATAAGGPLRLLYGAARDLLIGVTMIRADGQIAKAGGKVVKNVAGYDLGKLLTGSFGTLGLIVEAAFRLHPLPQARAYVTGRVENAERAGQAVRNVLHSHHVAAAIEIDMTAGGPVTVGVLVEGVPEGVAARAEAVAGLIGPGAEIADAPPGWWGAYPDGSTLVEVTAPPTALPRIADALGAVPGARLRGSAGLGGLHVGLDTTDPAPVKALLDALRAVSTAVVRYAPQAVRDEVDLWGPVPALTLMRRVKDQFDPGHRLSPGRFVGGI
- a CDS encoding FAD-linked oxidase C-terminal domain-containing protein produces the protein MGLAALARRFAEVLGDERVITDPVRLRTYECDGLTHHRATPGVVVLPDTAEQIAAVVRECAAAGVPYVARGSGTGLSGGALPRTDGVLIVTARMRRILEIDPDNQRAVVEPGVINLELTRAARPYGYYFAPDPSSQQICSIGGNVAENSGGAHCLKYGFTAHHVLACEIVTPDGEITTISRGDGGYDLLGAFVGSEGTLGITTKITVRLTRVPETVQTLLAAFETIEAGGAAVSAIIGAGVVPAAIEMMDALSIEAAEAAVACGYPPGAGAVLIVELDGPAAEVEREFAEVQRMCRQAGAFEIRIAADDAERGLIWRGRKSAFAAVGRISPAYLVQDGVIPRTALPQVLARIDDLSRESGVRVANVFHAGDGNLHPLVLFDDSEPGAGERAEEVSGRILDLCIEHGGSITGEHGVGVDKTKHMPRMFTEADLDTMQMVRCAFDPAGVCNPGKVFPTPRLCGEVPGVRKEPHPLVRDGKAELF
- the aceB gene encoding malate synthase A → MAAPEGVEVTGPLHERYDEILTPEALSFLATLQREFGARRKELLAARAERERKLAAGGTLDFLPETAGVRSDDSWRVAEPAPGLEDRRVEITGPTDRKMTINALNSGAKVWLADFEDANTPLWENMIGGQLNLRDALDRTIDFTDPKTGKSYALKADEELATIVVRPRGWHMEEKHVLVDGQPMSGSLFDFGLYFFHCARRQLAKGRGPYFYLPKMESHLEARLWNDAFNLAQDTLEIPRGTIRATVLIETIPAAFEMEEILYELRDHSAGLNAGRWDYLFSVIKKFRSRGAEFVLPERNAITMTAPFMRAYTELLVRTCHKRGAHAIGGMAAFIPSRKDPEVNKNALEKVRADKTREANDGFDGSWVAHPDLVPVCREVFDGVLGDKPNQRDRLREDVQVSAADLLAVDKTPGEITEAGLRNNIDVALRYLATWLGGNGAVAIHNLMEDAATAEISRSQVWQWIYNGVTLKEGQQVTKELVGQIMDEELAKIRAELGQAYDEPRYNQAVALFKEVTLADEYAEFLTTPAYERMP
- the hflX gene encoding GTPase HflX, with the protein product MTSAFFEDPQVRREDAADLTAEDRFAEDEPLTGELDLADRQALRRVAGLSTELTDITEVEYRALRLERVVLVGVWTEGTAEQAEASLRELAALAETAGSQVLEGLIQRRGRPDVATYIGSGKADELAEIVRATGADTVICDGELSPSQLRHLEEVVKVKVIDRTALILDIFAQHARSREGKAQVELAQLDYLLPRLRGWGGNLSRQVGGRAAGGVGIGGRGPGETKIELDRRRIRARMAKLRRQIAEMSKARDTMRSARRQNRIPSVAIAGYTNAGKSSLLNRLTGAGVLVEDALFATLDPTVRRAATPGGRPFTLADTVGFVRHLPHQLVEAFRSTLEEVADADLILHVVDGSDADPEAQIDAVREVLREIGADRVTELVVINKADAADPLTLARLRRREKNSVVVSARTGAGIDDLLAAIEADLPGLDREVRVLLPYDRGDLVTRVHDLGEVLSQEHTGEGTLLHARVPAALAGELEAYATAQV